From Candidatus Manganitrophus morganii, the proteins below share one genomic window:
- the argS gene encoding arginine--tRNA ligase, which yields MKAILTGLLTEVIAEARKQGKLKQGKSAQIILEVPKREGQGDFATTLALSLSKEEGRPPREIASDLVALLQGRSPLIEKIEIAGPGYINFFLSKDHWYQSLLDIREKKGRYGQTSIGGGKKVQIEFVSANPTGPLHVAHGRAAALGDALALLLQAVGYQVDREYYINDVGNQMNLLGRSTYLRYRELFGEKVTFPDESYRGSYIIEIAEEIKKSAGDRYLTGSEEEHLSFFVRTSYQTILGWIRRDLDQFGVRFDRWFPEEDLYRNKEVDASLEFLKSAGVLYEQDGALWVATTRFGDDKDRVVMRSNRQMTYFASDIAYHRNKFERGYDRLIDIWGADHHGYIARVKAVAAAMGYSPDRLDILIHQLVNLLREGKPVAMSKRSGEFVTLREVMDEVGVDATRFFFLMRRSDTSLDFDLDLAKKASTENPVYYVQYAHARVCSILRVATERGLNVEEEIQNAKLADLTVLDLPEEQALIKQLSNYPDLLQSAAEVLEPHRLTFYLQELAGMLHRYYFDHRVVTEDLPRTRARLVLMAAVQIVLRNALAILGVRAPERM from the coding sequence ATGAAAGCCATATTAACGGGTCTCCTGACGGAGGTCATCGCGGAGGCCCGAAAGCAGGGGAAGCTCAAACAGGGGAAGAGCGCCCAGATCATTTTGGAGGTCCCGAAGCGGGAGGGGCAGGGGGATTTTGCGACGACATTGGCCCTCTCTCTTTCAAAGGAAGAGGGTCGTCCGCCGCGGGAAATCGCTTCGGACTTAGTCGCCCTGCTCCAGGGACGCTCCCCGCTGATCGAAAAGATCGAAATCGCCGGCCCCGGTTATATCAATTTTTTCCTGAGCAAGGACCATTGGTATCAAAGCCTCCTCGACATCCGAGAGAAGAAAGGCCGATACGGTCAGACCTCGATCGGGGGGGGAAAGAAGGTCCAGATAGAGTTCGTCAGCGCCAATCCGACCGGCCCGCTCCATGTCGCGCACGGCCGGGCGGCCGCATTGGGGGATGCATTGGCCCTTCTTCTCCAGGCGGTCGGTTACCAGGTGGACCGGGAATATTATATTAATGATGTCGGCAATCAGATGAATCTGTTGGGCCGATCGACTTATCTTCGTTACCGGGAGCTCTTCGGCGAAAAGGTGACCTTTCCGGACGAGAGTTACCGGGGTAGTTATATTATCGAGATCGCCGAGGAGATCAAGAAATCAGCCGGGGACCGGTATCTGACCGGTTCCGAGGAGGAGCACCTTTCTTTTTTCGTTCGGACGAGTTATCAGACGATCCTCGGATGGATCCGGCGGGACCTGGATCAATTCGGTGTTCGCTTCGATCGGTGGTTTCCCGAAGAAGATCTTTACCGGAACAAAGAGGTCGATGCCTCCCTTGAATTCCTGAAATCGGCGGGGGTTCTCTATGAGCAGGACGGCGCCCTTTGGGTCGCGACGACCCGCTTTGGGGATGATAAAGACCGGGTGGTGATGCGGAGCAATCGGCAGATGACCTATTTCGCATCCGACATCGCTTATCACCGGAACAAATTCGAGCGGGGATATGATCGGCTGATCGACATCTGGGGAGCCGACCACCACGGCTACATCGCCCGGGTCAAAGCGGTCGCCGCCGCCATGGGCTATTCTCCCGATCGGCTTGATATCCTGATCCACCAATTGGTCAATCTCCTCCGCGAAGGAAAGCCGGTGGCGATGTCGAAGCGCTCCGGTGAGTTCGTGACGTTAAGAGAGGTGATGGATGAGGTGGGGGTCGATGCGACCCGGTTCTTTTTTTTGATGCGCCGATCCGATACGTCGCTCGATTTCGATCTCGATTTGGCCAAGAAGGCTTCTACCGAAAACCCGGTCTATTACGTTCAGTATGCGCACGCCCGCGTCTGCAGCATCCTCCGCGTGGCGACCGAACGGGGACTGAATGTGGAAGAGGAGATTCAAAATGCGAAATTGGCCGATCTGACGGTTTTGGATCTTCCGGAGGAGCAGGCGCTGATCAAACAGCTCTCCAATTATCCCGATCTGCTTCAATCGGCCGCGGAGGTATTGGAGCCTCACCGATTGACCTTCTACCTTCAGGAGTTGGCGGGAATGCTCCATCGCTATTACTTCGATCATCGCGTGGTGACGGAGGATCTTCCCCGAACGCGCGCCCGGCTCGTCTTGATGGCGGCGGTCCAGATCGTCTTAAGGAATGCCCTGGCCATTTTAGGGGTGCGCGCGCCGGAGCGGATGTAA
- the tgt gene encoding tRNA guanosine(34) transglycosylase Tgt: protein MERIEIDTATGKKEAHAGEHFRLLHSTKETPARRGVVRTLHGEIQTPAFMPVGTLGSVKGMSPEDLERLGAQIILGNAYHLYLRPGHEFIARRGGLHSFIGWNRPILTDSGGYQIFSLNLLTKVTDEGVTFQSHLDGSRHFITPEKAIEIEEGLGADIIMAFDECLPYPSDYAKTVASLERTLDWARRCKAAHRRGDQFLYGIVQGGFHEDLRKKGAEGLLEIGFDGIAIGGLSVGEPQEQMLHILDEVVPLIPETFPRYLMGVGTPEDLVEGVMRGVDLFDCVLPTRHARTGSLFTSRGEIHIKNARYTEDDRPLDADCGCYTCRNFSRAYLRHLFMAKELLAIRLNTLHNLYYYLTLMEGLRQAIEKNTLGSFRNEFYQKRIRRSKGRSRKPECFHPPFF from the coding sequence ATGGAGCGGATTGAAATCGATACGGCGACCGGGAAAAAAGAAGCACACGCGGGGGAGCACTTCCGGCTCCTTCACTCCACCAAGGAGACACCCGCGCGGCGGGGGGTGGTCCGGACCCTTCACGGCGAGATTCAGACCCCGGCCTTCATGCCGGTCGGAACGTTGGGAAGCGTCAAAGGAATGTCGCCCGAAGATCTCGAACGGCTCGGCGCGCAGATCATCCTCGGCAATGCATACCATCTTTACCTTCGCCCGGGACACGAATTTATCGCGCGGCGCGGCGGACTTCACTCCTTCATCGGCTGGAACCGTCCGATCCTCACCGACAGCGGCGGCTATCAAATCTTCAGCCTGAATCTTCTGACGAAGGTGACCGACGAGGGGGTGACTTTCCAGTCTCATCTCGACGGCTCGCGCCATTTTATTACACCCGAAAAGGCGATCGAGATTGAGGAGGGATTGGGGGCCGACATCATCATGGCCTTCGATGAATGCCTGCCCTATCCGTCCGACTACGCGAAGACGGTCGCCTCGCTCGAACGGACGCTCGACTGGGCCCGCCGCTGCAAAGCGGCGCATCGACGGGGTGACCAATTCCTTTATGGCATCGTCCAGGGGGGCTTCCACGAGGATCTTCGGAAAAAAGGGGCCGAAGGTCTGCTGGAGATCGGATTTGACGGGATCGCCATCGGCGGCCTCTCGGTGGGAGAGCCGCAGGAGCAGATGCTCCATATTTTAGACGAAGTGGTTCCGCTGATTCCGGAGACGTTCCCCCGTTATTTGATGGGGGTTGGCACACCGGAAGATCTGGTGGAGGGGGTGATGCGGGGGGTCGATCTGTTCGACTGTGTTCTTCCGACGCGGCACGCGCGGACCGGATCGCTCTTTACCTCTCGCGGGGAAATTCATATTAAGAATGCGCGGTATACGGAAGATGACCGGCCGCTCGACGCCGATTGCGGCTGTTATACCTGCCGAAACTTTTCGCGGGCCTACTTGCGACATCTCTTCATGGCAAAAGAGCTCCTGGCAATTCGGTTGAATACCCTGCATAACCTGTATTATTATCTCACCCTCATGGAGGGTTTACGTCAGGCGATTGAGAAGAACACGCTGGGGAGTTTCCGAAACGAATTCTATCAGAAGCGAATCCGGAGATCGAAGGGGCGGAGTCGGAAGCCTGAGTGTTTTCACCCCCCATTTTTTTAA